Proteins encoded together in one Penicillium digitatum chromosome 1, complete sequence window:
- a CDS encoding Polarized growth protein (Boi2), putative, whose product MVTMGPPQGVRPGDILEVLHEFGGRGEDELIMLPRDKIELIELDEGFGDAWFYGKNLRTGQTGLFPANFTKAGLPRKTLAESPVFVESPAQVNPAPADPSFASVGSGQSTPQATRHISSEMQSPQNGSPTQHRSASSPLPRTSLAADIQQAFRGSIDNHMNGEDSPVMNETLSVIDEHITDMNTPRHSVSKQGPRTINDSGSEYSSHVGHRASYINGHETDDEEQNQPTEQEVRKWSQTQTSRCLRELGIDPKHCNIFEEQEITGDVLLDMDQDFLFMKEFDFGVMGKRLKTWHKIKAFQEETKGFSQQRAPRGSISSSFSGPSDERPLSCTGLTGPLLPRIQTLSEKSGAGYPRASAPVQHPRLTSNNSLPVTPHTPPYSHDAPRRISAASLRDFNQNRRHSSIDATQRGMSESVFAGHHQKKPSFDRSWTLNSGFQSMSTRPGTSAGTSPRSSPNGPLTTEPDPYDQSYINAPDEMEDVDRGYFSGTEVDSRRSRRILQKRGSTSVGVNNHSRKSSYVEDPYNVIPQAKRHSRIGSVDSIRDAVKHVSPAAQAYHGTPPKSRMRSFSTRVSTDRSGNNSQSSTTDSKIGNGGGFFANFSRVGGKGDSESPSSRASPLQFQPLKNTGPKFRRAMGLRAISDVVGKKIDTSVPPDSPRGSDPTSARTGSTTPSATSKSSERHSTDESGKTATDGHGFVVRPRTVKSKKETSAYTRGLEKKSPREQMDGCDYSGWMKKRSSNLMTTWKPRLFVLRGRRLSYYYSEDDTEERGLIDITAHRVLRADQDPIIALHATITGSTALPANANNSVESSGGTKLITPSVIQSLTTKDDSGPFFFKLVPPKTGNSRTVQFTKPATHYFQVDNVQQGRRWMAALMKATIERDLGQAVESTNKQKTISLKQARLRNQRPLELSPASGGTKTEQTIDEEEEEAGLPIEGLNINQSDANSFEDTNSSLDIHNTNEGLDRPPSNPLGDSDQGHSSLLPDPLAKTDVK is encoded by the exons ATGGTTACCATGGGCCCACCACAGGGTGTTCGTCCCGGCGACATTCTAGAGGTTCTTC ATGAATTTGGCGGGCGCGGAGAAGACGAACTGATCATGTTGCCCCGCGACAAGATTGAATTGATCGAGTTGGATGAAGGATTTGGAGATGCCTGGTTCTACGGCAAGAACCTTAGGACGGGACAGACTGGTCTCTTCCCTGCGA ACTTTACCAAAGCCGGCCTCCCAAGAAAGACCCTCGCGGAGTCGCCGGTATTTGTAGAGTCGCCAGCACAAGTGAACCCTGCGCCCGCAGATCCATCGTTCGCATCAGTCGGAAGTGGGCAGAGCACCCCTCAAGCAACGCGCCACATTAGCTCCGAGATGCAATCACCGCAAAATGGGTCTCCCACACAGCATCGATCCGCCTCGTCTCCGCTGCCTCGCACCAGCCTGGCGGCCGACATTCAGCAAGCCTTTCGTGGTTCCATAGACAATCACATGAATGGCGAAGATAGTCCGGTCATGAACGAGACGCTGAGCGTCATTGACGAGCACATAACGGACATGAACACACCGCGTCATAGCGTGTCGAAGCAAGGGCCCAGGACGATCAACGACTCCGGTAGCGAGTACAGCAGCCATGTGGGCCACAGGGCTTCTTATATCAATGGACATGAAACCGACGACGAGGAGCAGAATCAGCCCACCGAGCAAGAGGTACGAAAATGGAGTCAAACGCAGACTTCAAGGTGCTTGCGCGAGCTTGGCATTGATCCCAAACACTGTAACATCTTTGAAGAACAGGAGATTACCGGTGATGTCCTTCTTGATATGGATCAAGACTTTCTTTTTATGAAGGAATTTGATTTTGGAGTCATGGGCAAGCGGCTCAAGACCTGGCACAAGATCAAGGCATTTCAAGAAGAGACCAAGGGCTTCAGTCAGCAGCGAGCCCCGAGAGGCTCTATCTCCTCTAGCTTCTCAGGACCTTCCGATGAACGTCCCTTGTCTTGCACTGGACTCACCGGTCCACTTCTTCCTCGGATTCAGACCTTGTCAGAAAAGAGCGGCGCTGGTTACCCACGAGCCTCTGCACCGGTGCAACACCCCCGATTGACTAGCAACAATAGCTTGCCCGTGACACCGCATACCCCTCCGTACAGCCATGATGCACCGAGGAGAATTTCTGCGGCATCGCTCCGTGATTTCAACCAGAATCGTCGTCATTCTTCTATTGACGCCACCCAACGCGGCATGTCTGAATCGGTGTTCGCCGGTCACCATCAAAAGAAACCCTCATTCGACCGGTCCTGGACTCTGAATTCTGGCTTCCAGTCCATGTCCACTCGCCCAGGAACCTCGGCGGGCACTAGTCCGCGTAGCTCCCCGAACGGACCGCTAACCACTGAGCCAGATCCTTACGACCAGTCTTATATCAACGCTCCGGATGAGATGGAGGACGTAGATCGGGGTTATTTCTCAGGAACCGAGGTTGACTCGCGCCGAAGCCGCCGCATTCTACAGAAACGAGGGTCCACCAGTGTCGGCGTCAATAATCACTCGCGAAAGTCAAGCTATGTAGAAGATCCATACAACGTCATCCCCCAGGCGAAGCGCCACTCCCGCATTGGCAGTGTGGACTCAATCCGTGACGCAGTGAAGCATGTCTCCCCCGCGGCCCAGGCCTATCATGGTACACCACCGAAAAGTCGGATGCGGAGCTTCAGCACGCGTGTCTCAACGGATAGAAGTGGGAACAATTCCCAGTCGTCAACCACTGATAGCAAAATTGGCAACGGCGGCGGATTCTTCGCCAACTTTTCTCGTGTTGGCGGCAAAGGTGATTCGGAAAGCCCCTCTTCTCGCGCTTCGCCGTTGCAATTCCAGCCGCTGAAAAATACCGGGCCCAAGTTTCGCCGAGCTATGGGCCTTCGTGCCATATCGGACGTTGTTGGAAAGAAGATTGACACGTCTGTGCCGCCTGACTCCCCGCGGGGGTCCGATCCCACCTCTGCTCGCACCGGATCCACAACTCCATCAGCGACTTCCAAGAGCTCAGAACGGCATAGTACAGATGAGTCTGGTAAGACTGCTACTGATGGGCACGGATTTGTAGTCCGTCCTCGGACTGTCAAGTCTAAAAAGGAGACAAGTGCCTATACTCGGGGTCTTGAGAAGAAGTCACCGCGCGAGCAAATGGATGGTTGTGATTATAGTgggtggatgaagaagagatccTCCAACTTGATGACCACCTGGAAACCCCGCCTGTTCGTTCTACGAGGTCGCCGTCTGTCCTATTACTATTCCGAGGACGACACCGAGGAAAGAGGCTTGATTGACATCACGGCTCACCGTGTCCTCCGAGCGGATCAAGATCCGATCATTGCTCTACACGCAACCATCACCGGCTCCACCGCGCTGCCAGCCAACGCCAACAATTCTGTGGAGAGCTCTGGCGGCACGAAGCTCATCACTCCCTCGGTCATTCAATCGCTGACCACCAAGGACGACAGTGGGCCGTTCTTCTTTAAGCTCGTGCCTCCAAAGACAGGCAACTCGCGCACCGTGCAGTTTACAAAACCGGCCACCCACTACTTCCAAGTCGACAATGTCCAGCAGGGTCGCCGGTGGATGGCAGCGTTGATGAAAGCGACCATCGAGCGTGATTTAGGACAGGCAGTGGAATCCACCAACAAACAAAAGACTATTAGTCTGAAACAAGCCCGGCTGCGGAACCAGCGGCCGCTGGAGCTGAGTCCTGCTTCGGGCGGCACCAAGACCGAGCAGACcatcgacgaggaagaggaagaggctgGTCTCCCAATCGAGGGCTTGAACATCAATCAGTCTGATGCTAACTCGTTTGAGGACACGAACAGCAGTCTGGACATTCATAACACAAACGAAGGCCTCGATCGACCTCCGTCTAACCCCCTTGGAGACTCGGACCAAGGCCACTCGTCCTTGCTCCCGGATCCTCTGGCCAAGACCGATGTTAAGTGA
- a CDS encoding 3 exoribonuclease family protein, producing MGFKKKMIHFEEQLSDVESEPDAEPPILLRFPFLQLPSEIRLHIYHYVLFTPTRKSALKRTGGSVGSSAKKSKPLAPSSHRIALFLVSRQIHDEATHYFYSTQTFRVFPIQDFLRMPTIRALPRRHRSSITTIELIVGSSWTAPPKSWVVNQGLGLHDMELVRTLKVFVQCDPSHPVFEGFRISKDYYTNFCGKLLHQILERLPGLVQVEFDAWPSVEKNGHLMTRLLTETRNAQKKILWGPDRGWSDTQDETHEKHDPNDVDAAFDGLRAYSSDVVEALSNSLQTVKLES from the coding sequence ATGGGGTTcaaaaagaagatgatcCATTTTGAGGAGCAACTCTCCGATGTTGAATCCGAACCAGACGCTGAACCTCCGATCTTACTACGATTCCCTTTCCTCCAACTACCATCCGAGATCCGCCTGCACATTTATCATTATGTCCTGTTCACGCCGACTCGGAAGAGTGCATTGAAGCGCACTGGTGGCAGTGTTGGGTCTTCagcgaagaagagcaaacCTCTAGCACCATCCTCCCATCGCATCGCCCTGTTCCTTGTCTCGAGACAAATCCACGACGAAGCCACTCACTACTTCTATTCGACCCAGACATTTCGTGTATTCCCCATTCAGGACTTCTTGCGCATGCCCACAATTCGGGCTTTGCCTCGACGCCACCGCTCTTCGATCACCACAATTGAACTGATTGTGGGATCAAGCTGGACCGCACCCCCAAAATCGTGGGTTGTAAACCAGGGTTTAGGGTTGCACGATATGGAACTTGTGCGCACGTTGAAAGTGTTTGTGCAGTGTGACCCTTCACACCCTGTGTTTGAGGGCTTTCGTATCTCCAAGGATTACTATACCAACTTCTGTGGCAAATTGTTACATCAAATCTTGGAACGGCTGCCGGGTCTAGTTCAGGTTGAATTCGATGCTTGGCCATCTGTAGAGAAGAATGGACATTTGATGACTCGCTTGCTTACGGAAACCCGGAATGCTCAGAAAAAAATCCTCTGGGGCCCTGATAGAGGCTGGAGCGATACTCAAGATGAAACTCACGAGAAACATGACCCCAATGATGTGGATGCTGCATTTGACGGCTTGCGAGCCTACTCCTCTGATGTTGTCGAAGCATTGAGCAACTCGCTTCAGACAGTCAAGTTGGAGTCATGA
- a CDS encoding Mov34/MPN/PAD-1, with translation MDRLNRMLQAAQGMGMGGAAPGGDTPNLIDNSETVHISSLALLKMLRHGRAGVPMEVMGLMLGEFVDEYTVRVVDVFAMPQSGTGVSVEAVDPVFQTRMMEMLRQTGRPETVVGWYHSHPGFGCWLSSVDINTQQSFEQLTPRAVAVVVDPIQSVKGKVVIDAFRLIQPQTVVMGQEPRQTTSNLGHLNKPSIQALIHGLNRHYYSIAIDYRKTGLEENMLMNLHKHVWTEALEMSDFHEEGRHNVDRMKQLVLLAEGYEKRIKEETELSKDQLKTRYVGKVDPKKHIEDVSQQLIEDNIVAVSRQMIDKEASVARQSSKEDTNGAVMEVDEDL, from the exons ATGGATCGCCTTAACCGGATGCTCCAAGCCGCTCAAGGCATGGGGATGGGAGGTGCTGCTCCTGGTGGT GACACTCCAAACCTGATTGATAACTCCGAAACTGTTCACATTTCCTCCTTGGCTCTGCTGAAGATGCTACGACATGGACGCGCGGGTGTCCCGATGGAGGTCATGGGCCTTATGCTGGGCGAATTCGTTGATGAATACACAGTTCGGGTAGTGGACGTCTTTGCGATGCCTCAGAGCGGAACTGGTGTCAGTGTTGAGGCAGTGGACCCCGTGTTCCAAACTAGAATGATGGAAATGCTCCGTCAGACGGGACG ACCAGAAACTGTTGTTGGCTGGTACCACTCGCATCCCGGTTTCGGCTGCTGGCTCTCCTCGGTCGATATCAACACTCAGCAATCCTTTGAGCAGCTCACACCGCGTGCGGTTGCCGTTGTCGTCGATCCTATCCAGTCAGTGAAGGGCAAGGTCGTCATTGACGCCTTCCGTCTCATCCAGCCTCAGACAGTGGTCATGGGTCAGGAGCCCCGGCAGACTACATCAAACTTGGGTCACCTCAACAAGCCTTCGATCCAGGCTCTGATCCATGGTCTTAACCGCCACTATTACAGCATTGCGATTGATTATCGTAAGACGGGACTGGAAGAGAACATGTTGATGAATCTTCACAAGCATGTATGGACCGAGGCCTTGGAGATGAGTGACTTCCATGAGGAGGGTCGGCACAATGTGGACCGCATGAAgcagcttgttcttcttgcgGAGGGCTACGAGAAGCGGATCAAGGAAGAGACGGAGCTGAGCAAGGATCAGCTGAAGACAAGATATGTTGGAAAGGTGGATCCCAAGAAGc ACATCGAGGACGTAAGTCAACAGTTGATTGAGGATAACATCGTTGCCGTCTCGCGGCAGATGATTGACAAGGAAGCCTCGGTGGCACGGCAATCATCCAAAGAAGACACAAACGGTGCTGTCATGGAAGTTGATGAAGACCTCTAA
- a CDS encoding 60S ribosomal protein uL14 encodes MSKRGRGGAAGNKLKMTLGLPVGAVMNCCDNSGARNLYIISVKGIGARLNRLPAAGVGDMVMATVKKGKPELRKKVMPAVVVRQSKPWRRPDGIFLYFEDNAGVIVNAKGEMKGSAITGPVGKEAAELWPRIASNSGVVM; translated from the exons ATGTCTAAGAGAGG TCGTGGCGGTGCCGCCGGCAACAAGCTCAAGATGACTCTCGGTCTGCCTGT TGGCGCCGTGATGAACTGCTGCGACAACTCCGGTGCTCGCAACTTGTACATCATCTCCGTCAAGGGCATCGGTGCCCGCCTGAACCGTCTCCCCGCTGCTGGTGTCGGAGACATGGTCATGGCCACCGTCAAGAAGGGAAAGCCCGAGCTCCGCAAGAAGGTTATGCCCGCTGTCGTTGTCCGCCAGAGCAAGCCCTGGCGCCGCCCCGACGGTATCTTCCTGTACTTCGAGGACAACGCAGGAGTTATCGTCAACGCCAAGGGTGAGATGAAGGGTTCCGCTATCACCGGTCCCGTCGGAAAGGAAGCTGCTGAGCTCTGGCCC CGTATTGCCTCCAACTCCGGTGTCGTCATGTAA
- a CDS encoding Histone deacetylase RpdA/Rpd3, which produces MALEPISDRLLGSKNKKVAYFYDSDVGNYAYVSGHPMKPHRIRMTHSLVMNYGLYKKMEIYRAKPASKYEMTQFHTDEYIDFLSKVTPDNMDHFSKEQSRYNVGDDCPVFDGLFEFCGISAGGSMEGAARLNRNKCDIAVNWAGGLHHAKKSEASGFCYVNDIVLGILELLRFKQRVLYVDIDVHHGDGVEEAFYTTDRVMTCSFHKYGEYFPGTGELRDIGVGQGKNYAVNFPLRDGITDVTYKSIFEPVIKSVMEWYRPEAVVLQCGGDSLSGDRLGCFNLSMRGHANCVNFVKSFDLPTLVLGGGGYTMRNVARTWAYETGILVGEPLGSELPYNDYYEYFAPDYQLDVRPSNMDNANTREYLDKIRNQVVENLKRTAFAPSVQMTDVPRNPILDGMDDEADDVMDDLDEDENKDKRFTQRRFDQRTEKAGELSDSEDEAENAANGVRRQPGATRRRNQVNYRNLEPDSGLDSGMATPQDGSSAADGEMDFAIDSKMTDAPRTEPEAPDADHTAIESEEQEASTASQHQSPPTHDEDITMEDAAVAEPIALEQASTQASIAEDKHPVEGSTASPVRAHSPPKEAAGHTIEKIVKASALTADNEATATKEENLEHMSEPKKEE; this is translated from the exons ATGGCTTTGGAACCTATCTCTGATAGACTTCTTGGGTCTAAAAATAAGAAAGTCGCATACTTCTACGACTCCGATGTGGGCAACTATGCCTATGTCTCGGGCCACCCGATGAAGCCTCATCGCATACGCATGACACACAGCTTGGTGATGAACTATGGCCTCTATAAGAAAATGGAGATCTAC CGTGCGAAACCTGCCTCAAAGTACGAGATGACCCAGTTCCACACCGACGAATATATCGACTTCCTGTCCAAGGTCACACCCGACAACATGGATCACTTCTCAAAGGAGCAGAGCCGGTACAACGTTGGAGACGATTGCCCCGTGTTTGACGGTCTCTTCGAGTTCTGCGGAATCAGCGCTGGTGGCAGCATGGAAGGCGCTGCGCGACTGAACCGCAACAAATGCGATATTGCCGTCAACTGGGCTGGTGGTCTTCACCACGCCAAGAAGAGCGAAGCAAGTGGCTTCTGCTATGTCAATG ATATCGTTCTTGGAATTCTGGAGCTTCTGCGCTTCAAACAACGAGTCCTTTACGTTGATATTGATGTTCACCACGGCGATGGTGTCGAAGAGGCTTTCTACACTACTGATCGCGTCATGACCTGTTCTTTCCACAAATACGGCGAGTACTTCCCTGGTACCGGTGAGCTTCGCGACATCGGTGTTGGGCAAGGCAAAAACTACGCAGTGAACTTTCCTCTCCGGGATGGCATCACTGATGTCACATACAAAAGCATCTTCGAGCCCGTTATTAAGAGCGTGATGGAGTGGTACCGCCCCGAGGCCGTGGTCCTTCAGTGCGGTGGAGACAGTTTGTCCGGTGATCGCTTGGGCTGCTTCAACCTGAGCATGCGAGGACATGCCAACTGTGTTAACTTCGTTAAGAGCTTTGATCTGCCAACCTTGGTTCTTGGCGGTGGTGGCTACACCATGCGCAACGTTGCACGGACATGGGCTTATGAGACCGGTATCCTTGTTGGAGAGCCCCTGGGATCAGAGCTGCCATACAATGACTACTATGAG TACTTCGCTCCTGATTATCAGCTTGATGTTCGCCCCTCCAACATGGACAACGCCAACACCAGAGAATACCTGGACAAGATTCGCAACCAAGTTGTTGAAAACCTCAAGCGCACGGCATTTGCTCCTTCGGTCCAAATGACGGATGTGCCGCGAAACCCCATCTTGGATGGCATGGACGACGAGGCTGACGACGTTATGGACGACctcgatgaggatgagaacAAAGACAAGCGGTTCACACAACGACGATTCGACCAACGCACCGAAAAGGCTGGCGAGCTTAGTGACAGCGAGGATGAAGCCGAGAACGCCGCCAACGGCGTTCGTCGCCAACCAGGCGCCACGCGCCGCCGCAACCAAGTCAACTACCGAAACCTCGAGCCGGACTCTGGGCTGGATAGTGGCATGGCAACCCCGCAAGATGGCTCATCAGCGGCTGATGGAGAAATGGATTTTGCCATTGATTCTAAGATGACCGATGCCCCACGCACTGAACCCGAGGCTCCTGATGCTGATCACACGGCTATCGAAAGTGAGGAACAGGAAGCCTCTACTGCCTCTCAACACCAGTCTCCTCCCACTCATGATGAAGATATTACGATGGAGGATGCTGCTGTCGCTGAACCTATTGCCTTGGAACAGGCTTCGACTCAAGCGTCAATCGCCGAGGATAAACATCCGGTCGAGGGCTCCACCGCCTCCCCTGTGCGGGCCCATTCCCCTCCGAAAGAGGCTGCCGGTCATACCATCGAGAAGATTGTCAAAGCCTCTGCTCTTACTGCAGACAACGAGGCCACGGCAACCAAGGAAGAGAACCTGGAACACATGTCAGAACCCAAGAAAGAGGAGTAA
- a CDS encoding Metallophosphoesterase, whose translation MSLCWLLSRTFALLLPLTVTATVYLYLYPVLNGCAFPLPQSVSQSSEKQLNPTSVINTLFQHLGVSTLDSNSQPAIFRLLVLADPQLEGDTSLPFPEYELYPRMQTHWRAIQDAVGNASTSPLLDEDVLSNITTGLQTLATEDIPRAFKSGLKRLDLFGNDFYLAHVYRTLFWWTRPTHTTVLGDLVGSQWISDDEFARRGYRYWNRVFRGGKRVDDNITRTGAAGWSQGEGSNAPPLEPLGADETWARRVINVAGNHDIGYAGDINEARMERFERVFGRANWDVRFEHPPISSASAGGQVVTPTLHLINLNSLMFDTPALSAEVQSHTYSYLNELIADRLSPVEDRSAFTLLLTHLPLHKKDGVCTDGPYFSFHDSDDQDGPDGVPRWLDGGLKEQNHLSDSLSASGVLQGIFGLSGDENALAGGQGRNGLILTGHDHTGCDALHFVNRTETTDDDGLSRAWNWAAKRFNKSQHIDDPSIREVTLRSMMGEFGGNAGLLSAWFDEVASEWRYEITMCPAGVQHFWWAVHILVLVTLGVALLWFLSGNAQVKTAVRRVQSELKTQNGQKR comes from the coding sequence ATGTCCCTCTGTTGGCTGCTTTCACGCACCTTTGCGCTCCTTCTTCCACTCACAGTGACCGCCACTGTTTATCTTTATCTCTACCCAGTCCTCAACGGATGCGCCTTTCCTCTACCACAGTCTGTCTCTCAGTCAAGCGAGAAGCAGCTGAACCCTACTTCAGTGATCAATACACTTTTCCAACACCTCGGTGTTTCTACCTTAGACTCAAACAGTCAACCCGCCATATTTAGACTCCTGGTCCTCGCAGACCCGCAATTGGAAGGCGATACCTCGCTCCCTTTCCCCGAATATGAATTATACCCCCGCATGCAGACCCACTGGCGCGCCATCCAAGATGCAGTTGGCAACGCCTCGACTTCACCTTTGCTGGACGAGGACGTTCTTTCAAACATCACAACCGGTCTCCAAACCCTCGCAACCGAAGACATCCCACGTGCCTTCAAATCAGGCCTAAAACGCCTCGACCTCTTTGGCAACGACTTCTACCTCGCGCACGTCTACCGCACCCTCTTCTGGTGGACCCGCCCGACGCACACCACGGTGTTGGGCGACTTGGTGGGGAGCCAGTGGATCTCCGACGATGAATTCGCCAGGCGTGGATACCGGTACTGGAACCGTGTGTTTCGCGGCGGAAAACGGGTCGACGACAACATTACCAGAACTGGTGCTGCGGGTTGGAGCCAGGGTGAAGGCAGCAATGCTCCGCCATTGGAGCCTCTAGGCGCGGATGAGACCTGGGCCAGGCGCGTAATCAATGTCGCGGGAAACCATGACATTGGATACGCAGGGGATATCAATGAGGCGCGGATGGAGCGTTTTGAGCGTGTTTTTGGCCGTGCGAATTGGGATGTGCGGTTCGAACACCCGCCTATCTCCTCTGCGTCGGCTGGAGGTCAGGTTGTTACCCCTACTCTGCACCTGATCAACCTCAATTCCCTGATGTTCGATACCCCCGCGCTTTCTGCGGAGGTCCAGAGCCATACGTATTCCTATCTGAACGAGCTGATCGCTGATCGACTCTCGCCGGTCGAGGATCGGTCGGCGTTTACTTTACTTCTAACACATCTACCCCTACACAAGAAAGATGGTGTGTGCACAGATGGGCCGTATTTCTCATTCCACGATTCTGACGACCAAGATGGTCCCGACGGTGTGCCCCGGTGGCTTGACGGTGGTCTCAAGGAGCAGAACCATCTCAGCGATTCACTCAGCGCGAGCGGGGTCCTGCAAGGCATCTTTGGGCTAAGTGGCGACGAGAATGCGCTTGCTGGTGGCCAGGGCCGGAACGGGCTCATTCTTACGGGGCACGACCACACGGGCTGTGATGCTCTTCATTTCGTCAACCGCACTGAAACCACCGACGACGACGGCTTATCTCGAGCTTGGAACTGGGCTGCGAAGCGCTTCAATAAGAGCCAGCACATCGATGACCCTTCCATCCGGGAGGTGACCCTCCGTTCGATGATGGGAGAGTTTGGTGGCAATGCTGGTCTTCTTTCGGCGTGGTTTGATGAGGTTGCTAGCGAGTGGCGCTATGAAATCACTATGTGTCCAGCTGGCGTGCAACATTTCTGGTGGGCGGTTCATATTCTCGTGCTAGTGACGCTGGGTGTGGCTCTGCTTTGGTTCTTGTCTGGCAATGCTCAGGTAAAGACGGCTGTTCGGAGAGTCCAGTCAGAACTGAAGACTCAGAATGGACAGAAGAGATAA